The Sulfurimonas lithotrophica genome includes a region encoding these proteins:
- a CDS encoding glycosyl transferase — protein sequence MSFRKYIHAVGTGPKGNRDLTYEESIDMMKQILEQSVHPEQISAFLLGWRLKPETVDEFRGALNACDELIKYTEIPDSIELGYPFDGKRRNPYIFPLVAKELENSGLDLIVIGDELQPAKHGITTKEVCTSLELPNGIKYFDRADFFKNMSDLTEIRMRLGLRTAFNTIEKLPHVAKSDFAITGVFHKPYVKKYVEIFSDRYKRFALIQGNEGTPELFSKGRMWIGSESGTDEFIIDPAYYGINYTKSWDEISFEESLNQIKNPSEEFIKLAKLNAAIYLFIAQKVKSIDEGFELLNG from the coding sequence ATGAGTTTTAGAAAGTATATACATGCAGTCGGAACAGGACCAAAAGGCAATAGAGATTTAACATATGAAGAATCTATAGATATGATGAAACAGATACTCGAACAATCCGTTCATCCAGAACAAATATCGGCTTTTTTACTTGGATGGAGACTTAAACCTGAAACGGTAGATGAATTTAGAGGGGCACTCAATGCTTGCGATGAACTAATAAAATATACTGAAATTCCCGATTCTATAGAACTTGGTTATCCGTTTGACGGAAAAAGGAGAAATCCGTATATTTTTCCTCTTGTAGCTAAAGAGCTTGAAAACTCAGGTTTAGATTTAATTGTAATCGGTGATGAACTTCAACCTGCAAAACACGGTATTACAACTAAAGAAGTTTGTACATCCTTAGAATTACCAAACGGTATCAAATATTTTGACAGGGCTGATTTTTTTAAAAATATGAGTGATTTAACAGAGATTAGAATGAGATTAGGACTCAGAACTGCTTTTAATACTATAGAAAAACTGCCACACGTGGCTAAAAGTGATTTTGCAATTACAGGTGTATTTCATAAACCATATGTAAAAAAATATGTTGAAATATTTTCAGACAGATATAAAAGGTTTGCACTTATACAAGGGAATGAAGGTACACCTGAGCTTTTTAGCAAAGGTAGAATGTGGATAGGTAGTGAGAGTGGAACTGATGAATTTATAATTGATCCTGCATATTATGGAATAAACTATACAAAGTCCTGGGATGAAATAAGTTTTGAAGAATCTCTAAATCAGATTAAAAATCCTAGTGAAGAGTTTATAAAACTAGCTAAACTAAATGCAGCCATATATCTTTTTATAGCCCAAAAAGTAAAAAGCATAGATGAGGGCTTTGAGCTTTTAAATGGATAA
- a CDS encoding Crp/Fnr family transcriptional regulator, with product MKTQLQNIVLFDNLDEETILNIESFTTEHKASKDELLFYEGDDSKYLYLLTKGIVKLYKTSSQHKEIVLKYFNSNELIGEVANFEHIPYPATAKAYTDVEYLKIDFDKLKEVILTSPVLSLRMLTSLIYKIKNLENLISTNLVLDSKERIAKYLYSHSEDFFETKNIIIAEVLGVSPETLSRILKFFKDEDIIDVKDKKIDKQRLEEYF from the coding sequence ATGAAAACTCAACTACAAAATATAGTTCTTTTTGATAATCTGGATGAAGAAACAATCCTAAACATTGAGAGCTTTACAACTGAACATAAAGCAAGTAAAGATGAACTTCTGTTTTATGAAGGCGATGATTCTAAATACTTATATCTTTTAACAAAAGGCATAGTAAAACTTTATAAAACTTCATCTCAACATAAAGAGATAGTTTTAAAATATTTTAATTCCAACGAATTAATAGGTGAAGTTGCAAATTTTGAACATATACCTTATCCGGCTACTGCTAAAGCTTATACAGATGTCGAGTATTTAAAAATAGATTTTGACAAATTAAAAGAGGTAATTTTAACATCACCTGTTTTATCTCTTAGAATGCTTACATCTTTAATATATAAAATAAAAAATTTAGAAAATCTAATATCTACAAACTTGGTTTTAGATTCTAAAGAGAGAATAGCTAAATATCTTTATTCTCATTCCGAAGATTTTTTTGAAACCAAAAATATTATAATTGCCGAGGTACTTGGAGTTTCTCCTGAAACATTGTCTAGAATTTTAAAGTTTTTTAAAGATGAAGATATCATAGATGTCAAAGATAAAAAGATAGATAAACAAAGACTTGAAGAATATTTTTAG
- a CDS encoding DUF438 domain-containing protein, translating into MSEYLGNNPYSNLPEGHPVRVYLEENQYIRELISAINSLDIGAEYEEFEKLFEKLCLVEKHFARKENQLFPYLEKYGWTSPSQNMWAFHDDIRAIIKVTRTLVKNKEFQTLMMSLQNLFRNLDHIMQVEEGRLLPNALNMLEDDDWLEMYEGDEEIGWMFDTPPTPYPAKSEEYVHPSQDTKKRKLPFSLDGRIDLDQGHMLPEQINLLLKFMPVDITYVDENDIVIFYNRGDNRVFPRSAGIIGREVKFCHPPKSVDQVLMILREFKAGRRDEAEFWIEFKGRFIHIRYFAIRDDEGTYKGVIEVSQDVTDIRALKGQQRLLDWE; encoded by the coding sequence ATGAGTGAATACTTAGGAAATAACCCATATTCAAATTTACCGGAGGGTCATCCGGTCAGAGTTTATTTAGAAGAAAATCAGTATATCAGAGAACTAATATCGGCTATTAATTCACTCGATATAGGAGCTGAATATGAAGAATTTGAGAAACTTTTTGAGAAACTTTGCTTAGTTGAAAAACATTTTGCAAGAAAAGAGAATCAGCTTTTTCCATATTTGGAAAAATACGGTTGGACATCGCCGTCTCAAAATATGTGGGCATTTCACGATGATATACGTGCAATTATAAAAGTAACCAGGACTCTTGTAAAAAATAAAGAATTTCAAACTCTTATGATGTCGTTGCAAAATCTTTTTAGAAATCTAGATCATATAATGCAGGTTGAAGAGGGAAGACTTTTACCAAATGCACTAAATATGTTAGAAGATGATGACTGGTTGGAGATGTATGAAGGTGATGAAGAGATAGGTTGGATGTTTGATACTCCGCCAACTCCATATCCTGCAAAAAGTGAAGAGTATGTGCATCCATCACAAGACACTAAAAAAAGAAAACTACCTTTTTCACTTGATGGAAGAATTGATTTAGACCAAGGTCATATGTTGCCTGAACAAATAAATCTGCTTTTAAAGTTTATGCCTGTAGATATTACCTATGTAGATGAAAATGATATAGTGATTTTTTATAATCGCGGGGATAACAGGGTGTTTCCTAGAAGTGCAGGAATAATAGGACGTGAAGTAAAATTCTGCCATCCGCCAAAAAGTGTGGATCAAGTGCTTATGATATTAAGAGAGTTTAAAGCCGGACGTCGTGACGAAGCTGAGTTTTGGATAGAGTTTAAAGGCAGATTTATACATATAAGATATTTTGCTATCAGGGATGATGAGGGAACATACAAAGGTGTTATAGAAGTATCTCAGGATGTTACGGATATAAGGGCTCTAAAAGGTCAGCAAAGACTACTAGACTGGGAATAA
- a CDS encoding MFS transporter codes for MDKNSNHVKNISHGFFLSIGTTIAEPSTILPLIVNYFGGSSILVGFFAALLRGGAILVQLFAAFKAQSYEYMMPYIRRVFFIRFISWFLIGVNIIIFGDDYPTFTLFCIGIGLFFFSFSAGFGAIYFKDIIAKIFTHKFRGKTMSYRQFFSGLGGLLSGSLAGYILHTYDAPLSFGILFIISSFIMAAGYISFALIDEPKKEKVSKREKKFSLFLQNALGILKTDKKLQNQLKTFFLAYGYLLSLPFIILDAQNKIDLDGVAIGSLITTQMAGAILSNFLWGALSSRGLNKLTTNISIIFLISAITIAFSASTLFEYMLIFFLIGAAIDGNRIASGNLMLSIAPEDKRPVYVALHINIVSFGIFFSFFGGILLHLFGYTFLYIFTIILLLFSFYFSLKLKD; via the coding sequence ATGGATAAAAATTCAAACCATGTAAAAAATATTTCACATGGTTTTTTTCTAAGTATCGGTACTACTATAGCAGAACCTTCAACTATACTGCCCCTTATAGTTAATTATTTCGGGGGCAGTTCTATCCTTGTAGGTTTTTTTGCAGCACTTCTAAGGGGCGGTGCAATACTCGTTCAGCTTTTTGCAGCATTTAAAGCACAAAGCTATGAATATATGATGCCATATATACGCCGTGTCTTTTTTATACGCTTTATATCATGGTTTTTAATTGGTGTAAATATCATTATTTTCGGTGATGATTATCCGACATTTACACTATTTTGTATAGGGATTGGTTTATTTTTCTTTTCCTTTAGTGCCGGATTTGGAGCAATCTATTTTAAAGATATAATCGCAAAAATATTTACCCATAAATTTCGCGGTAAAACTATGTCTTACAGACAATTTTTTAGCGGACTTGGAGGACTGCTAAGCGGTTCACTTGCCGGATATATACTACATACATATGATGCACCCCTTAGTTTTGGAATTTTATTTATTATAAGTTCATTTATTATGGCAGCGGGTTATATCTCATTTGCACTTATTGATGAGCCAAAAAAAGAAAAAGTATCAAAGAGAGAAAAAAAATTTAGCCTGTTTTTACAAAATGCACTGGGCATCTTAAAAACGGACAAAAAACTACAAAACCAACTTAAAACATTTTTTTTAGCTTACGGCTACTTACTGTCATTACCATTTATAATCTTGGATGCGCAAAACAAAATAGATCTGGACGGTGTAGCAATAGGAAGTTTAATAACGACCCAAATGGCGGGAGCGATACTTAGTAATTTTTTATGGGGAGCATTAAGTTCAAGAGGTTTAAACAAACTTACGACAAACATATCTATTATATTTTTAATCTCTGCTATAACTATAGCATTTAGTGCATCTACGCTTTTTGAATATATGTTAATCTTTTTTCTAATCGGAGCGGCAATCGACGGAAACCGTATAGCATCCGGGAACTTGATGCTCTCTATTGCCCCCGAAGATAAAAGACCCGTATATGTAGCCTTGCATATAAATATAGTCTCCTTTGGAATATTTTTCTCTTTCTTTGGCGGAATCTTGTTGCACCTGTTTGGATACACATTTTTATACATTTTCACAATAATTTTGTTACTTTTTTCATTTTACTTCTCATTAAAACTAAAAGATTGA
- a CDS encoding siroheme decarboxylase subunit alpha: MKDEILSRIQKKFPLVAKPFAVIADELGISEDEVLNILKEEKKNKIIRQTSAIFDTKRLGYKSSLVAFKVKPELINSAVKIINSHPGISHNYERNHDFNIWFTLAVAPDSKFGLEKTLEVLAKLTNADDYIMLPTLKLFKINVKLNTTGKDEKKEEVKKVVHKDIELTPLHHDIIRMAQYDIEITGEPFKNIVDQLNISYDRFFEVLQELQDAGIMRRFASILNHRKAGFNANAMVVWDVDEGKKGEDIGEKAAAFSAVSHCYLRPKYQNWPYNLFTMVHGKTTDETNSIIEEMSKEIENRSYMPLYSSREFKKVRIEYFTPAFEAWEEKYK; the protein is encoded by the coding sequence ATGAAAGATGAAATACTATCAAGGATTCAAAAAAAATTTCCATTGGTTGCTAAACCGTTTGCAGTAATAGCAGATGAACTCGGTATAAGTGAAGATGAAGTTTTAAACATCCTAAAGGAAGAAAAAAAGAATAAAATTATTCGTCAAACATCTGCTATATTTGACACCAAGAGGCTAGGATATAAGTCGTCTCTGGTAGCATTTAAAGTTAAACCTGAACTTATCAATTCTGCCGTTAAAATTATAAATTCTCATCCTGGTATTTCACATAATTATGAGAGAAACCATGATTTTAATATTTGGTTCACATTGGCAGTTGCACCTGATAGCAAATTCGGATTAGAAAAGACTCTCGAAGTGTTAGCTAAACTAACAAATGCAGATGATTATATTATGCTTCCTACACTTAAACTGTTTAAAATCAACGTAAAACTAAATACAACCGGAAAAGACGAGAAAAAAGAAGAAGTTAAAAAAGTAGTACATAAAGATATAGAGCTAACACCTTTGCATCACGATATTATCCGCATGGCTCAATATGATATAGAAATTACCGGTGAGCCTTTTAAAAATATAGTAGATCAACTAAATATATCATATGATAGATTTTTTGAAGTATTGCAAGAGCTTCAAGATGCGGGTATAATGAGACGTTTTGCATCTATATTAAATCACCGTAAAGCTGGCTTTAACGCTAATGCCATGGTTGTATGGGATGTAGATGAAGGTAAAAAAGGTGAAGATATCGGAGAAAAAGCTGCTGCATTCTCCGCAGTAAGCCACTGTTACCTTCGTCCTAAATACCAAAATTGGCCATATAATCTTTTTACCATGGTTCACGGCAAAACTACGGATGAAACAAACTCTATCATAGAAGAGATGTCTAAGGAGATAGAGAACCGATCATATATGCCTCTTTATAGTTCACGTGAATTTAAAAAGGTTCGTATAGAATACTTTACACCGGCTTTTGAAGCTTGGGAAGAAAAATATAAATAA
- a CDS encoding precorrin-2 dehydrogenase/sirohydrochlorin ferrochelatase family protein, producing MAYFPAFFKLDNKKILIVGGGYIAYEKLDHLLDFTKDISVIALELSADMKKLIETNNLSYEQRAYKVGDIKDFAVVIVAVDDIPLQADIFKESKKYNCLCNAVDSVDYCDFIFPSYIKKDDLTIAVSTSGASPAMAKRIRMYLEDTIPDSVGEFLKEMKKLRSTLPKGKERMKMLDEKAKKYIQGWKNGNES from the coding sequence GTGGCATATTTTCCTGCGTTTTTTAAATTAGACAATAAAAAAATTTTAATAGTCGGCGGTGGTTATATCGCTTATGAAAAATTAGATCATCTATTAGACTTCACAAAAGATATTTCCGTAATCGCATTGGAACTCTCCGCTGATATGAAAAAATTAATTGAAACAAATAATTTAAGTTACGAACAACGTGCTTATAAAGTAGGAGATATTAAAGATTTTGCAGTTGTTATCGTTGCAGTAGATGATATACCTCTTCAAGCAGATATATTTAAAGAGTCTAAAAAATATAACTGTTTATGTAATGCAGTCGATTCGGTAGATTATTGCGACTTTATTTTCCCTTCTTATATCAAAAAAGACGATTTAACCATAGCAGTATCTACTTCAGGTGCATCTCCTGCTATGGCAAAACGCATCAGGATGTATCTTGAAGATACAATCCCAGACAGTGTAGGCGAGTTTTTAAAAGAGATGAAAAAGTTACGTAGCACACTTCCTAAAGGAAAAGAAAGAATGAAGATGCTTGATGAAAAAGCAAAAAAATATATACAAGGTTGGAAAAATGGTAATGAATCCTAA
- a CDS encoding metal-sulfur cluster assembly factor: MVTKEQIFKAVSTVNDPEVGFNLVEMGLIYDATCDEDMKVLVTMTLSTKACPLHQMIVQWVKEAVLRELPSVAEADVELVWEPEWNISMATDEVKAKLGGM, from the coding sequence ATGGTAACAAAAGAGCAAATTTTTAAAGCTGTTTCAACCGTTAATGATCCGGAAGTCGGGTTTAACCTTGTCGAAATGGGACTAATATACGATGCAACATGTGATGAAGATATGAAGGTTTTAGTAACTATGACTTTAAGTACGAAAGCTTGTCCTCTTCATCAAATGATTGTGCAATGGGTAAAAGAGGCTGTTTTGAGAGAACTGCCTAGTGTAGCAGAAGCTGATGTGGAACTTGTTTGGGAGCCTGAGTGGAACATATCCATGGCAACAGATGAAGTAAAAGCAAAACTTGGCGGAATGTAA
- a CDS encoding c-type cytochrome: MAKKSVWSDNRFWQRSAAWITGFASVLLIWLTFDTMAQISMGTDADLKNGVTKRVPGPTVINYKITYEMDTKRGHEVPVIGEKEKFFGRDDWSEEEAAELLHLGKLGSQAKNCMNCHTLLGNGAYYAPDLTKAWLDPAWGPEGSMQAMTGKDTKEEAMAEFLQHPSTYPTHARMMPNLGITAEEAKGLVAFLKHMASIDTNGFPRNFGRMQGAVHGK; the protein is encoded by the coding sequence GTGGCTAAAAAATCTGTATGGAGTGACAATCGTTTCTGGCAACGTTCAGCAGCGTGGATTACAGGATTTGCATCAGTATTATTAATTTGGTTGACATTTGATACTATGGCTCAAATTTCAATGGGTACTGACGCTGATTTAAAAAATGGCGTAACTAAAAGGGTTCCAGGACCTACGGTTATTAATTATAAAATCACTTACGAAATGGACACTAAACGTGGTCATGAAGTTCCTGTGATTGGGGAAAAAGAAAAGTTTTTTGGACGTGACGACTGGTCTGAGGAAGAAGCGGCTGAGCTTCTACACTTGGGTAAACTAGGTTCACAAGCTAAAAACTGTATGAACTGTCATACATTACTTGGTAACGGTGCATATTATGCTCCGGATTTAACAAAAGCATGGTTAGATCCGGCATGGGGACCAGAAGGTTCAATGCAAGCAATGACAGGAAAAGATACAAAAGAAGAAGCTATGGCTGAGTTCTTGCAACATCCATCGACTTATCCGACTCATGCTCGTATGATGCCAAATCTTGGTATTACGGCAGAAGAGGCTAAAGGTTTGGTAGCATTTCTTAAGCATATGGCTTCAATAGATACTAATGGATTCCCAAGAAACTTTGGAAGAATGCAAGGAGCAGTACATGGCAAATAA